In Mytilus edulis chromosome 4, xbMytEdul2.2, whole genome shotgun sequence, the following proteins share a genomic window:
- the LOC139519994 gene encoding uncharacterized protein produces the protein MCAVHIFHFIREIIKIGRQLCEVLISLSSHPENQNVPERRKKTKSIAGGRPLDIVGVQKIREQWGIIVPINTSICINCRRKLSGNIEEPKKITTDKDNFQSSYMVTDQSSQNTISSSQNTASTIEDYMGEHYVDLLINYLNSRKVSTISLPIQSWKDRSMRTKRRYQGLFKECFYTITDIFSPGEYDDIFNNICEDDEHQDEDDNGNSKMIPAIVESYKKNHLLGK, from the exons ATGTGTGCAGTgcacatttttcatttcattcGAGAAATAATCAAAATAGGACGTCAATTGTGTGAAGTTCTAATATCACTCAGTTCTCATCCAGAAAACCAAAATGTACCAGAGAGAAGGAAGAAGACCAAATCAATCGCAGGAGGTAGACCGTTAGATATTGTCGGAGTTCAGAAGATCAGAGAACAGTGGGGAATCATTGTTCCAATCAATACAA GTATTTGCATTAACTGTAGAAGAAAACTTTCAGGCAACATAGAAGAGCCAAAGAAAATTACAACAGATAAG GATAATTTTCAAAGTTCATATATGGTAACTGACCAATCAAGCCAGAATACAATTTCCTCAAGTCAGAATACAGCAAGTACAATCGAGGACTATATGGGAGAACATTATGTTGATCTTTTGATCAATTATTTGAACTCCAGAAAAGTATCAACTATTAGTTTGCCCATTCAGAGCTGGAAGGACAGAAGTATGAGGACAAAGAGAAGATACCAGGGGTTGTTTAAGGAATGCTTCTACACCATAACTGACATATTTTCCCCAGGGGAATATGatgatatatttaataatatatgtGAAGATGATGAACACCAGGATGAGGATGATAATGGTAATAGTAAAATGATACCTGCTATTGTTGaatcctataaaaaaaatcatctgctTGGCAAGTAA